Proteins encoded together in one uncultured Desulfosarcina sp. window:
- a CDS encoding 3-hydroxyacyl-CoA dehydrogenase, producing MKIDDVKQILVIGAGTMGHQIGFLCALHGYDVVVYDVNDDFLASARKRVDRLADRFIARKRLAEEQKESVLARMAYTSDAEAAAADADIVTESVPEDPALKGKIFGQFNRLCPERTIFTTNTSSLVPSMFADATGRPDRFLAFHFHDIQLTDVVDVMPHPGTSPQAVELVRDFAERLGQTVILLERENFGYVFNAMLSDLFKSALTLAANGVTAVEDIDRAWMGVLQAPMGPFGMMDSVGLTTVWKITDYWAKATGDAQMTANAAFLKVLIDDGRLGKKSGAGFYSYPKPLFQQPGFSGQKSGE from the coding sequence ATGAAGATCGATGACGTCAAACAAATTCTGGTTATCGGAGCCGGCACTATGGGACACCAGATTGGTTTTCTGTGCGCCCTGCACGGATACGATGTGGTCGTCTACGATGTAAACGACGACTTTTTGGCCTCCGCCCGCAAACGGGTGGATCGGCTCGCCGACCGGTTTATTGCCAGAAAACGCCTTGCCGAAGAGCAGAAGGAATCGGTGCTGGCACGCATGGCATATACCAGCGATGCCGAAGCTGCCGCTGCCGATGCGGACATCGTCACCGAATCGGTGCCCGAGGATCCGGCGCTGAAAGGCAAAATTTTCGGCCAGTTCAACCGCCTGTGCCCGGAACGCACCATCTTCACGACCAACACGTCGAGCCTGGTGCCCTCCATGTTCGCCGATGCCACCGGGCGCCCGGACCGCTTTCTGGCCTTTCATTTTCACGACATCCAACTCACCGACGTGGTAGATGTCATGCCCCATCCCGGAACTTCGCCGCAAGCAGTAGAACTGGTACGAGATTTTGCCGAACGCCTGGGCCAGACGGTAATTCTGCTGGAGCGGGAGAATTTCGGATACGTCTTCAACGCCATGCTCAGCGATCTGTTCAAATCGGCGCTGACCCTGGCCGCCAATGGGGTGACTGCCGTGGAAGATATCGACCGGGCCTGGATGGGTGTCCTGCAGGCGCCCATGGGTCCCTTCGGCATGATGGACAGCGTGGGGTTGACCACTGTCTGGAAGATTACCGACTACTGGGCCAAGGCCACCGGCGACGCCCAGATGACTGCCAACGCTGCCTTTCTAAAGGTGCTCATCGATGACGGCCGGCTGGGGAAAAAAAGCGGAGCGGGGTTCTATAGTTATCCGAAGCCATTATTCCAGCAGCCGGGCTTTTCGGGTCAGAAGTCGGGGGAGTGA
- a CDS encoding electron transfer flavoprotein subunit alpha/FixB family protein translates to MKKSDSRSQHSLLIVGETIDGQLSAGTKSLGQQALDLAGRLNCRAVAVLLGDRIGEAADQWSRTTGLPVIALENGQCRYPNPHLAASGLESLIKAHAPSAICFPHAMRACQAAATLARRLDAPCITAVESIEKNAETIVLKRSIHGGRLCATLAAERLPVVLTVMPGLFSGSTAAHPAASPSVEIRTLKSRDDRYIPRSMELSVHADQALEKARVVVAGGRGLGEAEAVGALEGVTEIFKNAAVGGSRGACDLGWLPHSRQIGETGRTVSPALYLACGISGAPQHLAGMRDSQTIVAINTDKTAAILRQAHYAVIEDLRTFLPLLVERYQRKMTKGETHEDR, encoded by the coding sequence ATGAAGAAGTCAGACTCCAGGAGTCAGCACTCCCTTTTGATCGTCGGCGAAACCATCGACGGTCAACTTTCCGCCGGTACGAAAAGCCTTGGCCAACAGGCCCTGGATCTGGCTGGCCGGTTGAATTGCCGGGCAGTGGCTGTGCTTTTGGGAGATCGAATCGGGGAAGCCGCCGACCAATGGTCGCGAACCACTGGTCTGCCCGTCATCGCGTTGGAAAACGGGCAATGCCGCTACCCCAATCCGCACCTAGCCGCTTCTGGCCTGGAGTCGCTGATCAAAGCGCACGCCCCTTCGGCCATCTGTTTTCCCCATGCCATGCGGGCCTGCCAGGCGGCGGCCACCCTGGCCCGGCGCCTCGATGCCCCTTGCATTACGGCGGTGGAGTCCATTGAGAAAAACGCCGAAACCATCGTCCTGAAACGGTCGATTCACGGCGGCCGCCTTTGCGCTACCCTTGCCGCCGAACGGCTGCCGGTGGTTCTGACCGTCATGCCGGGGCTGTTTTCCGGTTCAACGGCCGCGCATCCTGCGGCCTCACCATCCGTGGAAATCAGAACGCTTAAGAGCAGAGACGATCGCTATATTCCCCGATCCATGGAACTGTCCGTTCATGCCGACCAGGCACTTGAAAAAGCCCGGGTGGTCGTAGCGGGTGGACGCGGTTTAGGAGAAGCCGAAGCGGTCGGTGCGTTGGAAGGGGTGACGGAAATCTTTAAAAACGCGGCCGTAGGCGGGTCCCGAGGGGCCTGCGACCTGGGCTGGCTGCCCCATTCCCGGCAGATCGGGGAGACCGGCCGCACCGTTTCCCCGGCCCTCTACCTGGCCTGCGGCATCTCCGGCGCCCCCCAGCATCTTGCCGGCATGCGTGACTCACAGACCATCGTGGCAATCAATACCGACAAAACCGCCGCCATCCTGCGCCAGGCCCACTATGCCGTAATCGAAGACCTGAGAACTTTTCTACCGCTGCTCGTAGAGCGCTATCAGCGAAAAATGACCAAAGGAGAAACCCATGAAGATCGATGA